gagaatgatctcgtaatcacgaaacttctaagtatcggagtgtggtgtcgtcttgacttgccttatctgtctcataggtagatgtggcatcttctctggaagtactcttcctccatccaggggtggtatctttaactggtggagatgcacaaggtaatgtatcaatttcacttgaagcttacttgtagtttcaggcttggtcaagcgcgatacaaaccatgtagtaggagtcccccaagtcgccgagctagggggtctgctgaaagaggtgacagacaaggtaagcaatcagagctccgactgattgttcaccttctccccatcttgcagcagcatgaaggataaagagaagaaaaatgagaagatatgatatgagatacttttgcttttgaagaagtaactttccacaggcttattcttgaactgagctggagggttttctggtttcctccagagtataaggccgactgaagaatttgagggtcaaaacaagtccatcaaatctagagtacgttccaccctactgatatgggatacttttgtttttgacaaagtaatggatgtatcggcacgtgtgctgttacgcttgtctccacatgcttccttgtatccttcgcacttgccctatctgttcctcaagcagatgcggaatcttccctggaaacataagatgttgaagatgagtactcgagagcaatgccaggtaagtaatcaggtaaggggttccaggcagtccgTTCctagctggaagcttgattccaagtgctgactgattgctctctttctccttgtcttgcaggtaaaaacaaggccaaaagaaaagacagggaaaaagcatgatatgggatactcttgcttttaaccctgatgatatgagatattcttgctctagtatagcttgtttgcagaggtattatcggggggaaagaaagctgaatatttcgaaaggcttcgttgggagtgccctctcagatatgatgaagggttgagcatttttgcaggtctgcctgtccgttggggatggaggtcgacatatataggagtctccctaacaacaagtagtaatgctattcctttaccctgcttggtcatagcacggtagtgggagctgccagtttcacatgttttaactctgtcagagcactttgaaaaagtggtctatggtatctggctctcgagattcggagaacgatgcctcttcgatttttgagaaagcaatcatgctgggggtctgactctcgagattcggagagcagtgtctcttcaatttttgaggaagtaatcatgttgggagtctggctctcgagattcggagggcggtgcctcttcgattttggagcaagcaatcttgttaggagtgttgtctcgaatgtgagtaaaggttgggcatgtttgctagtcttccttgccacgaagcataaaggttgacacacagggactttccaattatccagcaatggtactgttcctttaccctctcttcgattttgagaaagtagtcatgttgggagtctggctctcgagattcggaggacggtgcctcttcgattttggagcaagcaatcttgttgggagtgttttctcgaatgtgagtaaaggttgggcatgtttgctagtctaccttgccacgaagcacagaggttgacacacagggactttccaattatccagcagtggtactgttcctttacccttgtgggtaataatatggtagctagaccttcaaaatttatgtgtctaaactttgttagtgttgtttctttgctattcttttacctttcttggtcagagcgatgtagtgggagctgcaagcttcacgtgctcaactttggcagagaactttggcaaagttatctgtggtacccatgagctattgttgcgtgtgggaagtgggtgattgaacagtaagattcatgtgctttctacttcaccagaagtcttcgacggaatgcccataatttctgcaaagctgagtgtgcgtgtgacaggtgctgacaaggctagaaaagtaggtgcctcttcgatttctgagatcggccctcgtggtctctgagcagcccagcttttgagaaagcgagcgtctcttcgattgattcagagaacgatgcctcatcgatttttgagaaagcaatcatgctgggggtctggctctcgagattcggggagcagtgtctcttcgatttttgagaaagtaatcatgttgggagtctggctctcgagattcggagggcggtgcctcttcgattttggagcaagcaatcttgttgggagtgttttctcgaatgtgagtaaaggttgggcatgtttgctagtctaccttgccacgaagcacagaggttgacacacagggactttccaattatccagcaatggtactgttcctttaccatctcttcgatttttaagaaagtagtcatgttgggagtctggctcttgagattcggaggacggtgcctcttcgattttggagcaagcaatcttattgggagtgttttctcgaatgtgagtaaaggttgggcaggtttgctagtctaccttgccacgaagcacagaggttgacacacagggactttccaattatccagcagtggtactgttcctttacccttgtgggtaataatatggtagctagaccttcaaaatttatgggtctaaactttgttagtgctgtttctttgctattcttttacccttcttggtcagagcgatgtagtgggagctgcaagcttcacgtgctcaactttggcagagaactttggcaaagttatctgtggtacccatgagctattgttgcgtgtgggaagtgggtgattgaacagtaagattcatgtgttttctacttccccagaagtctttgacagaatgcccataatttccgcaaagctgagtgtgcgtgtgacaggtgctgacaaggctggaaaagtaggtgcctcttcgatttctgagatcggccctcgtggtctctggggagcccagcttttgagaaagcgagcgcctcttcgatttctgagatcggccttcgtggtctttgagcagcccaacttttgagaaagcaaacgcctcttcgatttctgagatcaaccctcgtgatctctaagcagcccagcttttgagaaagcaaacgccttttcgatttctgagcaagcgcctcttcgatttctgaagctccgtcgagtgcagatttttataggggttggcattaagttccaaagcacacttgaatctccaccagtagaagcttcattcttgcacttctaagatcttgatttgtccgacctcttctctcttcaacacctttgaaaatgtctggcccctccgaccgtcgttttgacttgaaccttgttgaagaggcagccccgccttctccagacaacatatggcgcccatccttcgtctcccctactggtctccttaccgttggggattccgtgatgaagaatgatatgaccgctgcggtggtggccaggaaccttctcactcccaaagataacagactactttccaaacggtctgatgagttagctgttaaggattcgctggctctcagtgttcagtgtgcaggttctgtgtctaatatggcccaacgtctatttgctcaaacccgccaagttgaatcattggcggctgaagtgatgagtctcaaacaggagattagggggctcaagcatgagaataaacagttgcaccggctcgcacatgactatgctacaaacatgaagaggaagcttgaccagatgaaggaaactgatggtcaggttttacttgatcatcagagatttgtgggtttgttccaaaggcatttattgccttcgtcttctggggctgtaccgcgtaatgaagctccaaatgatcaacctctgatgcctcctccttctagggttctgtccagtactgaggctccaaatgatccccctccggtgccttctctttctggggctctaccaactactgagacttctcctaagcaacctttgtgaaggctctctcttgtgtgtttattttgactcatgtatatgtacatatttgtagcttatcggggatatcaataaataagttttccttcatttcaacgtattgtgttaaatacaccaaagccttattcgctaagttctttgaattttcttttgttgaagcttgtatgttgaagctttctgagtggagcatgtaggttggggtagtgttcccttaatttcccgagtgatgaaaacttctcggttggagacttggaaaatccaagtcactgagtgggatcggctatatgaatcttagaacgccattgtgctcgatcctgtgtcatgtccttcgttagatccaagtactctaagtcttttcttagagtctcttccaaagttttcctaggtcttcctctaccccttcggccctgaacctctgtcccatagtcgcatctatTAGCAACAGGGAAATcttcgatcctgtgtcatgtgaTCAGATGTATAAGAGCAGAAAATAATGTCAACTCATTTTCACGAAAAATAGGGAAATCTTCGTAAGTTTTCTTAGAATACACACTGGTGAGAAAGTTTGTCTCTGTGTAGTTGTCTTTTTCAATGGGTCTAACTACCTACAGGTGAAATTGTAACAACTTTTTTGACATAATACTTTATAGATGAGAAATTAAGCAGAAATAAAGTACAAATCATAAAACAGACCGTACAGCTCTTATTAGCAACAGGGCTTACAATGTGTACAACCCAAACATGAATCTCAATATGGAACAACCagacaaacaaataaaagaagcaaataATACGGAAAGGATAGGAAGAAAACGGCGAATTAAGGAGACGACTAATGAATGGAAGAGATAATAGAACACACTGTTTGTATGATAGCGAGTACGATGACAAAACCAGCTCCAATGACAGAAATAATTGCCCAAGGTGTGTTGAAATACTTTTGTTTCAAGCTTGCCTTCCATTTGTTCCACGGCTTACGACAGTAGTTGTTCAGCTCCTTAGAAAGATCAGCAAAGTAGTAGTTTTTGTGGTTCCAAGAAACCCCGATGCAAAGCTTGTTAATCAGTCTAGAAACCTTATTGTTGTCGCCGAGCGCATTCACAATTATTCCATACTCAACAAGGAAATCTACATCCATTGGGGTGTTTACAAAACCATCCAAGATGCAGAAATAATCGCTTATGTGATTCTCCGTGCAATGGCATTGTTCAAATGCAAGGAGATTTCTGAGTGTAAGCTCCGTGTAATCGTTTATTTCTACTTGTGGAATTTGCAGAATACCTTGATTATCGAATTGTATATCAAACAAATTTTTGCTTGAACTGATCTCAAACTTGACTCCAGCCTGGTGTAGCTTCTTAGCGCTTGGTGTATTTAGAGTACTTGGGAGTGGCTTTTCAGTTTGTGACTTTTGAGATGGTAGAAACCTTCTTCTACGATCACAGAAGTGCTTAACCTTAGGAGTACAAGAAGATGTGGGCCCTCCAGTTTGTGTGCTCTTCAAAGATGGTAGATGTAAAGTTCTTATCAAATCAACAAAGTGTTTTACTTCCGAAACAGACTCCAAATTGTCTTTTTCCCCCTGTAAACGCACCGTCTCCTGGAAGAACTTGTAAGAGAGCTCTGTTATTGAAGGCAGCTCATCTTTTTGCCATTTAGATTTAACATCTGCGAAAAGATCTTCAAGAATGAAAAATGGCAGCTGATTTTCAAGTAAAATCATGTCAGGCGCTATATTTTGCAACATCCATGTTTTCTTGAATATCCAGTCACTATCATCCCTCAAATCCTCGAAAAAGTTCCTCAATAAGAGCTCAATCATGAAGGCGGCATCAACTAAAATGATACTTACAAATACATCACTCTTAAACTCACTGGCTTTTCCTTCATAACAACCACGCAGTCTTTCTTCTTGGGCCTTTATTTTCTTCACATAATCCTCCAAGCTTACCCCAGTCCGATGTAGAAATTGTTGTAGGTACCTCTGTTTGTGTTCTTCCATGTATAACAAGTCTTTATTATCATAGTGGAGTGGGCCTACTGAGACTACTTGAGGTGTGTAGGCCTTCTTATTCACAGACCGTAGTCGCTCAGGAACTTTGTAGATACAACAGTAAGGGGACAGGGGTGACAAGCCTTTCAACCGCTCTGTCATCGAAGTCACTAGTACTACTGAGTTGCAGGCACTTTCTATGTCATCTGGAGCTTTATTGGTGCTATGTTCCACTTTCTTCCTGGGCGGCATTGTCCTGATTTTAATAGATGAGGATTATAGATCACTGGcaccataataaaaaaaaatatttcattcatTATTGACATTCCAAGATGTTCGGacaaaaatttagaaaacaTGCATCACGAAATACCAACTCAAacgatacatacatatatatatatatatatacatatatatatacatatacatatatatatatacatacatatatatatatatatatatatatatatatatatatatatatattctggtAAAAAATTACAAAGTCAATCTCAATGCTATCATAGAAGGTTGATAAAATCCACAGATTGAAAATACTTTCAATTTGATTGATGACTGACTAAAGTCTAAAGCCCAATCAAGGTAAGCAAAGGCTATACATGTTTGGTACGTCATTGTGGCATCCCCGACCTATCTTGAATCACTGCATGTTTTAACTTCTTTACATGACAATGCATATAGGTTTACGACCTATCATCTTATCAGACATGAAATTGTAAGTCATTCCCATAGACTCAATATGTACAAGTTAATCCAAATTAAAATCAATATTTTCAGAGGGATTGAGACTTCGAGCTGTCTTTCTCCTACAAATAGGTCACTCTATATGCTTCAATGAAAAATGCTATGTGTGTTCCTTCTCAGAtctcaagcttccagtcaaaaCATGCAAGAGACAAACAAAATTCTactaaaagttaaaataagACGTGTTTCCATAACTACGTAATCTACCTTTCCTTATAAAAAGTAGATTTTTGTTTGCCAAAAaaatgaaagtaaattttgttttatatatttatgagGAGGGCATTTAGTCAGATTGAATTAATTGCTTCTATTTACCCTTATATTTTTTAGGATCAACGTGggatgagaagaaaaaaaaaaaaactggtatgagagaaaaatataaaacatagtaaTATTTGCAATATAGAGCAAAATAATGTCATAAACTTGTAGTCTCGTAGTGGGTTGTCATGTTCCACTAGAAAGAGATTTTTTGGTACCTTGATATTTTTGGcaacaaccaaaaaaataagACCCAATAAAACTAACAAATTTTcgacaataaaaaaaactaaaaaatcatTGAATTGTTCCTCTATACAAATTGGTCAACAATTGATCTTTTGTCTCTACAGGCAATtgtctaaaaaaaaatattaattgatttaACAAACCAAGATGACGTGACGTCCCTTTGGGATTGCGACATAACACTTTACTTCATCACCAAGTACTCAAGTTGGCTCAACACAACCTTCTGAGACCAAATCTTCTGCATTCAAAATGGATTTGGCATCTCTGTGGTTTCAATAAGTATCTGATACGTATTCAATAtcttaacttttcttaattttattaacATGAATTTAATATATGTTAGACACTTATTGGGACCATAGAAATACCACACTTATTTAAATGCAGAAGATTTGATCTTAAGAGGATATGAAgaagtattccaataatttAGGATCATAAAAGCAGTTCACTCCTAAATACACGGAGCCTTTTGGTGATGAAACACAATAATTAAAATCTATTATCAATACTATCTATATATTAATAAATCTAAGTGGTTAATTGAAAAGTTAAACATATATACACAACTAAACTATTCTAAAAGatattagagcaagtccacccatgGACCTTGCTCGGGGGATAGGGGAGAGGAAAGGGCTCGAGGCCCTATGAACTTGCTCCAGCGTTGAAGGAGCCCGAGCGGAGGTGGAGCCCGAGCTCCGGGCCTGTGAAGAGTTGACAGCTCGAGTGGGTGTGATGCCAGCACTGGCGGCtgaccctttttttctttttttctgtcaggcgcGTGCACCCCACTCGCGTGTGGGGGCGCTTTGCCGgaccatttttcaaaaaaatcaaCCGATTTTTCAGacagaaaagttaccgttgggaagccacgtggcttcccacggtccgttcgatctcaacggctctttaacttggaccgttggatctcaacggtaaaaaaaaatcttatttaatatcaactGTTCGATCTAAGATCAACGATcgatattaatatgctttataaataaaaaaaaagttttaaaattaagaaaggttacagttgtgacacgtggcacaatctggagtgttggaattcaatttttttttaaatccaacggcagagattaattatttgaataaaaaattttaaaattgtaaaaaatccgaaaaaatatctgatttttttttaaaaaatgtcgttttggataaataacacgtggcgcaacgagaacgatttaaaatatcttatccgaaattacaaataaatttatttagtattagtttgtaaaaaaaaaattaataatattttattgcctattgccatggCTATTCAAGTGCAACGGTGAAAATGCATATGATAATTACTGTTCACatggtggattaaatagtggatTGCCTGGGGGGATGGCTCCAAGGGCGGGGTTGCTCTTAAGAAGAAGGCTGCACCATTCCATTTACCGGTAAATATGAATCTAAAAGCTTCAAAACTATGGATATGTGCAAACATAGCAATGGAGAAGAAACAAGCGAGATGAAAGATTATAAATTGAAAAGTGAGTTATTATTGGTACTAAAAATGAGTCATCTAATACATTTTGAAGTGAGATTAAAGAATGAGTGCGTGATAAttttttgaagtgtcaataacaatacttaaaaaaaaaaaagtgaattgaTTCACACCTGCTCCTATGGGGAAAAGGATCATCTCCGGAttccttcctcctaatccatcaaGTTCGGGGATCTGAGTCGTTGAAATctgattcaacggctacaaacagaggcccactttaaaagttataataattttagagGAAGGGATCGGAGATGATCCATTTCCCTCCTATGGTAGATGAAAAGTATATCATATCCagattgaataatttttttttttgttgcataCATGATCTTTAGATGATGATAGTGAACGGTTCCGATTACGAAGTTCATACATAGATATATTAATCATAAGAAAAGAGGGGGAGGTTGGGGCAAAAAAGTTCCCCATGGAAGGAACAAAAACATTATCCGCTATCTAATTATGATCATTATTCATGGATGGTTAAagtttagagtaaattgtagcaatggtccctgaactttactcaaattggagcaatggtccctcaactaaaaattcattaccattggtccctcaacttatcaaaatgtgtagctatagtccttttcattaatttcttcaaaattttgtcaaaatatgttatgttggaataaccatttatttaattagggtccctcaactcatcaaagtgtgtaattatgatcatttttgtcaactacgtaaaaaattttgtcaaaacgagttatgtttgaAGGATCATAGCTACAATTGAGATAAAGTTAatggaccatttctccagttgaattaaaattgagggaccaaaggtaatggatttttagttgagggaccatagctgcacgttttaatgagttgaaggaccaatggtaatggatttttagttgaaggaccattgctccaatttgagtaaagttcagggaccatagctacaatttactctaaagtTTATTTTGATTAAGAAAAACTTCTACTATTCATGGGAGTTCATACGAAAATGTTATCAGGATGGATAActtgaagaaatttttttagGCGATATGGAGGGAGAAACTTAGAAGAAAATATGTGGATTTGGCAACCAagccaaaaaaattgaaaacatttcagtccatgtatatatatatatatttttttaatcaaattatgATGCTGTATTAGAGATAACTAGATGAAGCACATTTGATGACTAATCATTCAAATTTTAGCATACATAATTTAATAGtctaaacaaataattataccTTATAACCTCATTGCCTACTGTCCTAGCTTTTTCACAACATCAAGGCTTTAATAATAAACAGATATGTGCAAGAAGAGCTTACCCGAAATTCAAGACTTCCTCTGTTGGCGAATTTGAGGCCTGCAAGTTATAAGTTActgtaaacaaataaaaaaacaatactaCCATATAGTGACACAGGCACTCTTATATACTGGAGATAAAGTTAATAATATTCTTAAACTATATTTTAATCCACAGAGGGGTGGGGAGCATCGAAAAGCTACTTACTTGCCTTTGGGTGCGGAGGTGCTCTGCAACATCGGCAAGAAATCATCACAGATTCCTAAACCATTTTCAAAGCATTTAAATTTGAATGAGTATCATTTAGCAGAAAAGTGGATGTACTTTTCTATTTTTCCAAACataaaaacgaaaaataaaaaagaagaaagatttgCCTTCCAGTAAGGTTGTTTGATCATAGTCGATTAGACCCTAATATTTTTGACCAATTCACA
Above is a window of Malus sylvestris chromosome 15, drMalSylv7.2, whole genome shotgun sequence DNA encoding:
- the LOC126603270 gene encoding UPF0481 protein At3g47200-like, translated to MPPRKKVEHSTNKAPDDIESACNSVVLVTSMTERLKGLSPLSPYCCIYKVPERLRSVNKKAYTPQVVSVGPLHYDNKDLLYMEEHKQRYLQQFLHRTGVSLEDYVKKIKAQEERLRGCYEGKASEFKSDVFVSIILVDAAFMIELLLRNFFEDLRDDSDWIFKKTWMLQNIAPDMILLENQLPFFILEDLFADVKSKWQKDELPSITELSYKFFQETVRLQGEKDNLESVSEVKHFVDLIRTLHLPSLKSTQTGGPTSSCTPKVKHFCDRRRRFLPSQKSQTEKPLPSTLNTPSAKKLHQAGVKFEISSSKNLFDIQFDNQGILQIPQVEINDYTELTLRNLLAFEQCHCTENHISDYFCILDGFVNTPMDVDFLVEYGIIVNALGDNNKVSRLINKLCIGVSWNHKNYYFADLSKELNNYCRKPWNKWKASLKQKYFNTPWAIISVIGAGFVIVLAIIQTVCSIISSIH